In Babylonia areolata isolate BAREFJ2019XMU chromosome 19, ASM4173473v1, whole genome shotgun sequence, a single window of DNA contains:
- the LOC143294155 gene encoding uncharacterized protein LOC143294155 translates to MAERRQDRISRWRSFAAELEVPREQVAEFVASQMLKEDEAAEKRELEERAHQRQLEWEEEQRRKRFEWGEEQRRKQLEWEEEQHQQQREEHSLRLEVLQREKKGKNYGNSMVMDQVEGESDTDDDRGFRPSLPKFDDSKGDISSWLKRFERVATLYGWKKSTWATRVSTRLTGKAEDVYNNLSDADAGDYDKLKEQLLARYQLNAETYRRFRNCKRKDNETFVQFSARLQDNLKQWHEQSKIPDLKQLILLEQFLQSLQADMAAYVMEKQPQSLEEAVSSAEVYFMAHRGGRKFLQPVGLSGNASAGQDKSKVGGTKSESGNSSVKTCFICQSPKHLARDCPRKGKSAGAVQHQGTEVRQTVQVPTLCTPCREQEYDPHCLVVVEGKAVPGLRDTGSHVCVVKKSLISDCHLTGRQLEVSMAEKDIKRHYPIAVVRIESPFFTGQVEAVVMETPVVDFIVGNHARLEDRKVLPVYGTPKEISVVTRAQAAEKKQPSTLRVASPGLETVTPEQLKELQKGDPGLKSLREAADRRDVRVSGRTGEVSFRWRKGILYREYRQAKTEYSQVVVPAQLRHGVMKLAHEPPMGGHQGGKKTLDRIWKQFFWPGMCADVRRFVSSCDQCQKVSPKPQRVPLGKMPLIDTPFERVAVDLVGPITPASGSGNRYILVVVDYATRYPEAVPLKTVEATTVAEALWEVWTRVGVPSEILTDRGTQFMSDVMKQMERLLSIRGLATTPYHAQGNGLVERYNGVLKTALRKLTQEKPKQWDRYIPALLFAYREATQESLGFSPFELLYGRTVRGPLSVLRQLWTDEHTSEEVRTTAEYVVDLRNRIEETCELARRNLAAACQRHAEVFNRKSQNRVFSPGDKVLLLLPQRHNKLQLCWQGPFEVLERKGEADYKIRMGGQDKLYHANLLKRYVERQADSAYGEVPMVAVAVIEETEPTSVADRELPVPSLVAEETIADLNFGPGLNDKQKEEVLTIARRHEKVITDVPLKTNLAEFDMTVDTAKPVRVKQYPLPHAKVEIVKQEVETMKTLGVIEPAASPYNAPVVLVRKKDGKIRFCVDYRRLNNVTVFDAEPLPDVEHLFSSLGKARYFSKWDLSKGYWQIPVREDIRPMTAFTTPSGQFQFTVMPFGLKNAAAVFSRMMRALLDPIGMKDVHNFMDDIMIASETWEEHLSAIEAIFQRLEEANLSVRPKKCYIGFEELSFLGHVVRHGQILPEMDKVEKVMKAPVPETKTQVRAFLGLVGNYRKFIPNFSAIALPLTDLTRKGAPNNVVWTPECDRTFKTLKGRLVSRPVLQLPDLSCQFVLRTDASDRGLGAVLLQEKEGVLHPVAFASRKLSGTESHYSTIEKECLAVVWATDKFQQFLYGQQFVLETDHQPLRRSDDIGAHAPRPADRCRFGSLFNGSSACRGGHLAGTAV, encoded by the coding sequence ATGGCTGAAAGGAGGCAGGATCGTATTTCACGGTGGCGCAGTTTCGCTGCTGAGTTAGAGGTTCCCAGGGAGCAAGTTGCTGAGTTTGTTGCTAGTCAAATGCTTAAGGAGGATGAGGCTGCAGAGAAAAGGGAGTTAGAGGAAAGAGCTCATCAGAGACAGCTGGAATGGGAAGAAGAGCAGCGGCGGAAACGGTTTGAATGGGGAGAAGAGCAGCGGCGGAAACAGCTGGAATGGGAGgaggaacaacaccaacaacagcgtgAAGAGCATTCCCTCCGGCTTGAGGTTctgcagagggagaagaaagggaagaattaTGGCAACAGTATGGTTATGGATCAGGTAGAGGGAGAGTCTGACACTGACGACGACCGTGGATTTCGCCCCAGTCTTCCAAAGTTCGATGACAGTAAGGGTGACATTTCGTCTTGGTTGAAGAGGTTTGAGCGTGTCGCTACTCTGTACGGATGGAAGAAGAGCACCTGGGCGACTCGAGTTTCTACTCGTCTCACTGGTAAGGCCGAGGATGTCTACAACAACCTGAGCGACGCTGACGCGGGTGACTACGATAAGCTGAAGGAGCAACTTTTAGCTCGTTACCAGTTGAATGCAGAGACGTATCGTCGTTTCAGGAActgtaaaagaaaagacaatgaaactTTTGTGCAGTTTAGTGCCAGGTTGCAGGACAACTTAAAGCAGTGGCATGAGCAATCTAAGATTCCTGATCTGAAACAATTGATTCTCCTTGAGCAGTTCTTACAATCTTTGCAAGCTGACATGGCCGCCTACGTGATGGAGAAGCAGCCACAGTCTCTGGAAGAAGCTGTCTCATCAGCTGAAGTTTACTTCATGGCTcataggggtgggaggaagtttcTTCAGCCGGTAGGTCTTAGTGGTAACGCTTCAGCGGGGCAGGATAAGTCCAAGGTGGGTGGAACTAAGAGCGAGTCTGGGAATTCCTCTGTTAAGACTTGTTTCATCTGTCAGTCACCTAAGCACTTGGCTAGAGACTGTCCCAGGAAAGGGAAATCGGCGGGCGCAGTACAGCATCAAGGGACAGAGGTCAGGCAAACAGTTCAGGTGCCTACTCTCTGCACGCCATGTAGAGAGCAGGAATACGATCCACACTGTCTGGTCGTGGTCGAAGGCAAGGCAGTACCAGGACTGCGTGATACAGGGTCTCATGTCTGTGTCGTGAAGAAGTCCCTCATATCTGATTGTCATCTTACCGGCAGGCAACTTGAGGTTTCAATGGCCGAGAAAGACATCAAGCGGCACTATCCTATTGCTGTGGTTAGGATAGAGAGTCCGTTTTTCACAGGTCAGGTTGAAGCTGTAGTTATGGAGACTCCAGTGGTTGATTTCATAGTTGGGAATCATGCTCGGTTGGAAGACCGAAAAGTTCTGCCAGTGTATGGTACACCCAAGGAAATCTCTGTAGTCACTCGTGCTCAGGCAGCAGAGAAGAAGCAACCTTCTACTTTGCGGGTGGCATCTCCAGGTCTCGAGACCGTGACGCCAGAGCAGTTGAAGGAACTACAGAAAGGTGATCCCGGATTGAAGTCTTTGCGGGAGGCAGCCGATCGTAGAGACGTTAGGGTTTCTGGTCGTACAGGAGAGGTGTCCTTCAGGTGGAGGAAGGGTATTCTGTACCGTGAGTACCGTCAGGCGAAGACTGAGTACAGTCAAGTTGTGGTCCCCGCACAGCTTAGACACGGAGTAATGAAACTGGCTCATGAACCGCCTATGGGGGGTCATCAAGGAGGAAAGAAGACTCTGGACAGGATTTGGAAACAGTTTTTCTGGCCTGGTATGTGTGCGGACGTTCGCCGATTTGTTTCGTCCTGTGACCAATGCCAGAAAGTCTCTCCAAAACCTCAGAGGGTACCTCTAGGGAAGATGCCTCTGATCGACACTCCTTTCGAGCGGGTAGCAGTTGACCTTGTTGGGCCGATTACTCCTGCGTCAGGGTCAGGGAACCGCTATATCTTGGTGGTTGTGGATTACGCCACCCGGTACCCCGAGGCCGTTCCTCTTAAGACCGTTGAAGCTACCACGGTTGCTGAAGCACTGTGGGAGGTCTGGACTCGAGTTGGTGTGCCGTCTGAGATTTTAACTGATCGCGGAACCCAGTTCATGAGCGATGTAatgaagcagatggagagattgtTGTCCATCCGTGGGTTGGCAACAACTCCTTACCATGCTCAAGGAAATGGGCTGGTAGAGCGGTACAACGGCGTTCTGAAGACTGCGTTGCGGAAGCTTACGCAGGAGAAGCCAAAGCAATGGGATCGGTATATCCCTGCACTGCTCTTTGCTTACAGAGAAGCGACTCAGGAGAGTTTGGGGTTCTCACCATTTGAGCTCCTGTACGGAAGAACAGTACGAGGGCCTTTGTCTGTCTTGCGCCAGCTGTGGACAGATGAACATACTTCTGAAGAAGTTCGCACTACTGCAGAGTACGTAGTAGACTTGAGGAACCGTATCGAGGAAACCTGTGAGTTGGCACGCAGGAATTTGGCTGCAGCTTGTCAGAGACATGCTGAGGTTTTTAACAGGAAGTCTCAGAATCGTGTGTTCTCCCCTGGTGACAAGGTACTGCTGCTTTTGCCCCAGAGACATAACAAATTACAGCTGTGCTGGCAGGGTCCCTTTGAGGtattggagaggaagggagaagctgACTATAAGATTCGCATGGGAGGACAGGACAAATTGTACCATGCGAATCTGCTGAAGAGGTATGTGGAAAGACAGGCGGACTCTGCTTATGGTGAAGTTCCGATGGTGGCTGTTGCTGTCATAGAGGAGACTGAACCAACTTCTGTCGCTGACAGGGAGTTGCCTGTGCCCAGTCTGGTGGCTGAGGAAACAATAGCTGACTTGAACTTTGGACCAGGTCtgaatgacaaacagaaagaggaagtttTGACAATTGCTCGTCGGCATGAGAAGGTCATCACGGATGTACCGTTGAAGACAAACTTGGCAGAGTTTGACATGACCGTAGACACAGCAAAGCCGGTGCGAGTAAAACAGTACCCTTTGCCCCACGCCAAAGTGGAGATCGTCAAGCAAGAGGTAGAGACCATGAAGACGCTTGGGGTGATAGAGCCTGCTGCATCTCCCTATAATGCGCCGGTAGTTCTCGTAcgcaagaaagacggaaagatccGGTTCTGCGTTGACTATCGACGTTTGAATAACGTCACCGTCTTTGATGCGGAACCTCTACCTGACGTAGagcatcttttctcttctctagGTAAAGCCCGGTACTTCAGCAAGTGGGACCTCAGCAAAGGTTACTGGCAAATTCCGGTCAGAGAAGACATCCGGCCTATGACCGCTTTCACTACCCCCAGTGGACAGTTCCAGTTCACTGTGATGCCCTTCGGCTTGAAGAATGCAGCAGCAGTTTTCTCAAGGATGATGAGAGCTTTGCTGGATCCCATAGGCATGAAAGATGTACATAACTTCATGGACGACATCATGATTGCGTCCGAAACATGGGAAGAACATCTCTCTGCTATAGAGGCAATTTTCCAGCGATTGGAGGAAGCAAATTTGTCAGTCCGTCCAAAGAAGTGCTACATTGGGTTCGAGGAACTGAGTTTTCTGGGACATGTTGTACGGCACGGTCAAATCCTGCCGGAAATGGACAAGGTGGAGAAAGTTATGAAAGCACCAGTTCCTGAGACTAAGACGCAAGTGCGAGCCTTCTTGGGCCTGGTAGGCAACTACCGTAAGTTTATCCCTAATTTCTCTGCCATAGCACTTCCCCTGACGGACCTCACCAGGAAAGGTGCTCCCAACAACGTCGTTTGGACTCCAGAGTGCGATCGGACCTTCAAAACTTTGAAGGGTCGTCTGGTTTCTAGGCCAGTGTTGCAACTGCCAGATCTGTCCTGCCAGTTCGTCTTACGAACTGACGCCTCAGACCGTGGTCTGGGGGCGGTGCTCCTGCAGGAGAAGGAAGGTGTACTACACCCTGTCGCGTTTGCCAGCAGGAAATTGTCTGGAACTGAAAGTCACTACTCTACGATTGAGAAGGAGTGCTTAGCAGTAGTGTGGGCTACAGACAAATTCCAGCAGTTTTTGTATGGTCAGCAGTTTGTGCTCGAGACTGATCATCAACCTCTGCG